The Ooceraea biroi isolate clonal line C1 chromosome 1, Obir_v5.4, whole genome shotgun sequence genome has a window encoding:
- the LOC105278056 gene encoding polycomb group RING finger protein 3 — MVIIDAMERRIKLKNLNSHITCKICRGYLIDATTVTECLHTFCKSCLVKHLEEKHTCPTCQIVIHQSHPLQYISFDRTMQDIVYKLVPDLQENEIKREREFYRARGLPCPKDILPNAGEVEEEKANADAHAETDYHRADEQVNVCLECMNASLKTLKRRFIRCSAQATITHVKKFIAKKVLSGMEKYRDIDILCNNELLGKDHTLKFVYVTRWRFRDPPLRLQYRSHIDMQD; from the exons ATGGTGATTATCGATGCGATGGAGAGAAGGATAAAGCTGAAGAACCTGAATAGTCACATAACCTGCAAGATATGTCGCGGATACTTGATAGACGCCACTACCGTCACCGAGTGTCTGCACACGTTCTGCAAAAGCTGTCTGGTCAAGCATCTGGAAGAGAAGCACACGTGTCCCACGTGTCAAATCGTCATACACCAGTCGCATCCCCTTCAGTACATCAGCTTTGACAGGACCATGCAAGACATTGTCTACAAATTAGTTCCTGATCTTCAAGAAA ACGAAATCAAAAGGGAGAGGGAATTTTATAGGGCCAGAGGTTTGCCTTGTCCCAAGGATATTCTACCGAACGCTGGCGAAGTGGAGGAGGAGAAAGCCAATGCGGATGCACACGCGGAAACGGATTATCACCGTGCGGACGAACAG GTCAATGTATGTTTGGAGTGCATGAACGCCAGTTTAAAGACACTGAAGCGAAGATTCATCAGATGTTCCGCTCAGGCTACGATAACACACGtgaagaaatttattgctAAGAAGGTGTTGAGTGGGATGGAGAAATATAGAGAt ATCGATATTTTGTGCAATAACGAGTTACTAGGTAAGGACCATACATTGAAGTTCGTTTACGTGACGAGATGGAGGTTCAGGGACCCACCCTTGAGGCTACAATACCGATCGCACATAGATATGCAAGACTAA